One Elusimicrobiota bacterium genomic region harbors:
- the rph gene encoding ribonuclease PH: MPIRTVKVEKNYLKHAEGSCLFSMGETRVLCVASVENKVPFFIEKEGLNKGWVTAEYSLLPRAGKERTPRNRSTGGGRSQEISRLIGRSLRGIIDLKVLGTRSIILDCDVIKADGGTRTASINGAFISLVLALKKLQKEKAIDSFPIKEYLGAVSVGIVKGKKILDLCAEEDNNADVDMNVVMTGSGRIVEIQGTAEKETFSKKDLDEMLVLAWKGIKSIINIQKKIIGQLK, translated from the coding sequence ATGCCGATCAGGACAGTTAAAGTTGAAAAAAATTATTTGAAACATGCCGAAGGTTCCTGCCTTTTTTCAATGGGAGAAACCAGGGTCCTTTGCGTTGCAAGCGTTGAAAATAAAGTCCCGTTTTTTATTGAAAAAGAAGGTTTAAATAAAGGATGGGTGACGGCGGAATATTCTCTTCTTCCGCGGGCAGGAAAAGAAAGGACCCCCAGAAACAGGAGCACCGGCGGAGGGCGAAGCCAGGAAATCTCAAGATTAATCGGCCGTTCGTTAAGAGGAATAATTGATCTGAAAGTTTTGGGAACGCGATCAATAATTTTAGATTGCGACGTTATCAAAGCGGACGGAGGCACAAGAACCGCGTCAATTAACGGCGCTTTTATTTCGCTGGTTCTTGCGCTTAAAAAACTTCAGAAAGAGAAAGCGATAGATTCTTTTCCTATCAAAGAATATCTAGGCGCCGTAAGCGTGGGTATTGTTAAAGGCAAAAAGATTTTGGATCTTTGCGCTGAAGAAGACAATAACGCGGATGTGGATATGAACGTCGTTATGACCGGGTCCGGAAGAATCGTTGAGATACAGGGGACTGCCGAGAAAGAAACCTTTTCAAAAAAGGATTTGGATGAGATGCTAGTCCTTGCCTGGAAAGGAATAAAGTCAATAATAAATATTCAGAAAAAAATAATTGGCCAGCTAAAATAA
- a CDS encoding XTP/dITP diphosphatase, with protein sequence MNELVIATNNKHKYEEIKSILKDLPIKIHSLAEFKGIPHIIEDKKTLEENAVKKAKTVAKITKKWVLADDSGLEVRYLNNEPGVYSARWAGSHCSYEDNNNKLLKLLKGVPKEKRKACFRTVIALSDPHGKVFTVEGKICGIITEKIKGKNGFGYDPLFWIKSHSKTLAELKNEEKNKISHRAKALFKAKRLIQSELTHF encoded by the coding sequence ATGAATGAGTTAGTGATAGCGACAAATAACAAACATAAATACGAAGAAATTAAAAGTATCTTAAAAGATTTGCCTATAAAAATTCATTCGTTAGCTGAATTTAAAGGAATACCGCATATAATAGAAGACAAAAAAACCTTAGAAGAAAATGCGGTAAAAAAAGCTAAGACTGTTGCTAAAATAACAAAAAAATGGGTTTTAGCGGATGATTCAGGACTTGAAGTCCGATACCTAAATAATGAACCAGGAGTTTATTCCGCAAGATGGGCTGGTTCCCATTGTTCTTACGAAGACAACAATAATAAACTTCTCAAATTGTTGAAAGGTGTTCCGAAAGAAAAAAGGAAAGCCTGCTTCAGAACGGTGATCGCTTTATCGGATCCTCACGGCAAAGTATTTACGGTTGAAGGAAAAATTTGCGGTATAATAACGGAAAAAATTAAAGGAAAAAACGGGTTCGGATACGATCCTTTATTTTGGATAAAATCTCACTCTAAGACTTTAGCAGAGCTGAAAAACGAAGAAAAAAATAAAATCAGCCACAGGGCTAAAGCGCTTTTTAAAGCAAAAAGGCTTATACAATCTGAATTGACTCATTTTTAA
- a CDS encoding GIY-YIG nuclease family protein — MYYLYILKSKRNGRYYIGSTGNLGKRLEEHNRGKTKSTKKFVPYQLEYKETFDTLSEARKREYYIKSQKSSRFVEKLIKSGSGAIG; from the coding sequence ATGTATTATCTATATATTCTCAAAAGCAAAAGAAATGGAAGATATTATATAGGTAGTACCGGAAATTTAGGTAAAAGACTTGAGGAGCATAACAGGGGGAAAACAAAAAGTACTAAAAAGTTTGTTCCATATCAATTGGAATACAAAGAGACTTTTGATACATTATCTGAAGCAAGAAAAAGAGAATACTATATTAAGTCCCAAAAAAGTAGCAGGTTTGTTGAAAAATTGATTAAATCGGGGAGTGGCGCAATTGGCTAG
- the galT gene encoding galactose-1-phosphate uridylyltransferase codes for MPELRRDPIIGRWVIISKERSKRPIEFSREEEQNSKKSCPLCPGNEKVTPPEIFAYGPHGRAKDTSGWTARVVPNKYPILQIEGALNRQGDGMYDKMNGVGAHEVIIESPDHEKEIPELPKKQVEDIIWVYKDRIIDLKKDVRLEYILIFKNRGAQAGATLSHPHSQLIATPIIPKRVREEIIGAKNHYDYKERCVFCDIMKQEISSGQRVVAENDHFIAFCPFASRFPFETWILPKFHSSKFEDIHREEASNLAGMLQTVLGKIDKVLERPPFNYIIHNSPLKEPHMPYAHWYLEIIPKLTQVAGFEWGSGFYVNPTPPEEAAKFLKESE; via the coding sequence ATGCCTGAGTTAAGGCGGGACCCGATTATAGGAAGATGGGTCATCATCTCTAAAGAAAGAAGCAAGCGGCCAATTGAATTTTCCAGGGAAGAGGAACAGAATTCCAAAAAAAGCTGTCCTTTATGTCCGGGAAACGAAAAGGTCACTCCTCCGGAAATTTTTGCCTATGGGCCTCACGGAAGAGCCAAGGATACCAGCGGCTGGACAGCCAGAGTTGTTCCTAATAAATATCCGATTCTTCAGATAGAAGGAGCTTTAAACCGTCAGGGAGATGGAATGTACGATAAAATGAACGGGGTCGGAGCGCACGAAGTTATTATAGAATCTCCTGATCACGAAAAAGAAATACCTGAACTGCCGAAAAAACAAGTGGAAGATATTATTTGGGTTTATAAAGACAGAATAATTGACCTAAAAAAGGATGTTCGGCTTGAATATATTCTTATTTTTAAAAACAGGGGAGCACAAGCGGGGGCGACGTTGTCGCATCCGCATTCGCAGCTTATAGCAACCCCGATAATACCAAAAAGGGTGCGGGAAGAAATTATCGGGGCTAAGAACCATTACGACTACAAGGAAAGATGCGTTTTTTGCGACATAATGAAGCAGGAGATTTCATCCGGCCAAAGAGTTGTAGCAGAAAATGACCACTTTATAGCTTTTTGCCCTTTTGCTTCCCGTTTTCCGTTTGAAACTTGGATTTTACCGAAATTTCATTCTTCAAAATTTGAAGATATTCATCGGGAAGAAGCAAGTAATTTGGCAGGAATGCTTCAGACAGTTTTGGGAAAAATTGACAAAGTTTTAGAAAGGCCTCCCTTCAATTATATTATCCATAATTCACCTTTAAAAGAGCCGCACATGCCCTACGCCCATTGGTATCTTGAAATAATTCCTAAATTGACGCAGGTAGCCGGTTTTGAGTGGGGTAGCGGTTTTTACGTCAATCCAACCCCTCCTGAAGAAGCAGCAAAATTTTTAAAAGAATCCGAATAA
- the glgA gene encoding glycogen synthase GlgA produces MKILITASECAPFIKVGGLADVVGTLPPYLKEDGHDVKIFIPKYQKIDENKFHLKKLAYKLQIPIGEKYEIAKVMTAVSPNGTDCYFIENDKYFGRPEVYGPSGEDYPDNRERFIFFSRSVLEASKAIGFQPDIVHCHDWQTGLIPAYLKTLYSIDGFYCNTATVFTIHNIAYQGLFKSDTINIAGFSWKDFVWDKLEYFGKINFLKIGLVYADMLSTVSPTYAKEILYEESGRGMEKTLRHRTNDLEGILNGIDYKEWNPSNDKLIVSNFSKDNREGKKKCKIDLQKVFNLKEKEGALLIGAVSRLDPQKGYNLIKKVLPKFVNNDVQFIFLGKGDKNIEKSLNNLARKYPSKIGVRFEFNNLLAHKIYAGSDAFIMPSLFEPCGLGQMIALAYGTIPIVNRTGGLFDTVKNFSEKTMEGNGFSFHPPEKENLLKTFKNVLKTYHNKKMWEKLIINALNSNFSWDKSARRYEEMYRKAVQKKKN; encoded by the coding sequence ATGAAAATATTGATAACTGCAAGCGAGTGCGCCCCTTTCATAAAAGTGGGCGGTTTAGCAGACGTGGTCGGAACCCTTCCTCCTTATCTTAAAGAAGACGGCCATGATGTTAAAATTTTTATACCTAAATACCAAAAAATAGATGAAAATAAATTTCATCTAAAAAAACTTGCCTATAAACTTCAGATACCTATCGGCGAAAAATATGAAATTGCGAAAGTTATGACTGCTGTCAGCCCCAACGGGACTGATTGTTATTTTATTGAAAATGATAAATATTTCGGCCGTCCGGAAGTATACGGCCCTTCAGGCGAAGATTATCCGGACAATAGGGAACGTTTCATTTTTTTTTCGCGCTCAGTTTTAGAGGCTTCCAAAGCCATAGGTTTTCAGCCGGATATTGTTCACTGCCACGACTGGCAGACGGGGCTAATTCCCGCGTATCTTAAAACTTTGTACAGCATAGACGGATTTTATTGTAATACTGCCACGGTTTTCACTATCCACAACATTGCCTATCAGGGATTATTTAAGTCCGACACAATTAATATTGCCGGATTTTCATGGAAAGACTTTGTGTGGGATAAGCTGGAATATTTCGGGAAAATAAACTTTTTAAAAATCGGTTTGGTTTATGCCGATATGCTTTCAACAGTGAGCCCAACATACGCAAAAGAAATTCTTTATGAAGAGTCCGGGCGCGGAATGGAAAAAACTTTAAGGCACCGCACAAACGATCTGGAAGGAATACTTAACGGCATAGACTATAAGGAGTGGAATCCTTCTAATGATAAATTAATAGTTTCAAATTTTTCAAAAGACAATAGGGAAGGAAAAAAGAAATGCAAAATTGATCTGCAGAAAGTTTTTAATCTTAAGGAAAAAGAAGGCGCTCTTTTAATCGGCGCTGTCTCAAGGCTTGACCCTCAGAAAGGATATAATTTAATAAAAAAAGTCCTTCCAAAATTTGTTAATAACGATGTGCAGTTCATATTTTTAGGAAAAGGGGACAAAAATATTGAAAAAAGTCTTAATAATCTTGCTCGCAAGTATCCGTCAAAAATCGGGGTTCGTTTTGAATTTAACAATTTATTGGCTCATAAAATTTATGCGGGCAGCGACGCTTTTATTATGCCTTCCCTGTTTGAACCTTGCGGTTTAGGCCAGATGATTGCCCTAGCATATGGAACAATCCCTATAGTTAATAGAACAGGCGGCCTGTTTGATACCGTAAAAAATTTCAGCGAGAAAACTATGGAAGGAAACGGCTTTTCATTTCATCCGCCTGAAAAAGAAAATCTTCTAAAGACTTTTAAAAATGTATTAAAAACATATCACAACAAAAAAATGTGGGAAAAACTTATCATAAATGCTTTAAACAGCAATTTTTCCTGGGATAAATCAGCCCGCAGATATGAGGAAATGTATAGGAAAGCAGTTCAAAAAAAGAAAAACTAA
- a CDS encoding tetratricopeptide repeat protein, translated as MKKMKKIILIILSFLLFTVNSFALVSDRVSFEEGELRSDLEKDFFVDLDKGELSKYTLYDAFLIASGITKFSNFIYYQGKLAKIRERALREVKKTDDPYIAAKNLLFWLHDNIFKKYRADATLANDILDNGEFNCLSGSILYTLLAKDLGLKVVGVVVKDHAFCMLVDSRGDKDIETTIRYGFDPGTKEIEQLKEFTRYVYVPKKEYTLRRTVNTYQLIGALYSNLVNILSNTEKEEIDYDAEIPKYKKGYYFDQESAVFKTDIEACLNNLALKYIGNGDYDNAYRYIRQAKVFNPKNEDFKNLEKKYFSERGIDEAKKGNFEKGIGYLKIVLEIYPSDEKLLNNLAFCYISWGNLYFEKQDFENALIIFLQGLKDTPKDEALLHNIKASYYNLAVKEYKKGNYARAIKYSDEALKLFPDDKSFIEIKQASQGLY; from the coding sequence ATGAAAAAGATGAAAAAAATTATTTTAATAATTTTAAGTTTTTTGCTTTTTACGGTTAATTCTTTTGCCCTGGTTTCTGACCGGGTAAGTTTTGAAGAAGGAGAATTAAGAAGCGATCTGGAAAAAGACTTCTTTGTTGACCTTGATAAAGGGGAACTTTCCAAATACACTCTATATGATGCTTTTTTAATAGCTTCGGGAATTACCAAATTTTCAAATTTTATTTACTATCAGGGAAAACTGGCCAAGATAAGAGAAAGGGCTTTAAGAGAGGTAAAAAAAACCGACGATCCTTATATAGCTGCAAAAAATCTTTTATTTTGGCTGCATGACAATATTTTCAAAAAATACAGGGCTGATGCCACCTTAGCTAATGATATCTTAGATAACGGCGAGTTTAATTGCCTTTCAGGAAGCATCCTTTACACCCTCCTTGCAAAAGATTTGGGATTGAAAGTAGTGGGGGTGGTGGTTAAAGACCACGCGTTTTGCATGCTTGTTGATTCAAGAGGAGACAAAGACATAGAAACAACGATACGCTACGGTTTTGATCCCGGCACAAAAGAAATTGAACAGCTGAAAGAATTTACAAGGTACGTTTATGTACCAAAAAAAGAATATACTTTAAGAAGAACGGTAAATACATACCAATTGATAGGGGCTTTGTATTCAAATTTGGTCAACATTTTGAGTAATACCGAAAAAGAAGAAATTGATTATGATGCAGAAATACCCAAGTATAAAAAAGGTTATTATTTTGACCAGGAATCGGCAGTATTTAAAACCGATATTGAAGCATGCCTTAATAATCTTGCTTTAAAATATATCGGCAACGGCGATTACGATAACGCTTACCGGTATATCAGGCAGGCAAAAGTTTTCAATCCCAAAAACGAGGATTTTAAGAATTTAGAAAAGAAATATTTTAGCGAACGCGGAATTGATGAAGCGAAAAAAGGAAATTTTGAAAAGGGGATAGGATATCTTAAAATTGTGCTGGAAATTTACCCTTCGGACGAAAAATTGCTGAATAATCTGGCGTTTTGCTATATTTCCTGGGGTAATCTGTATTTTGAAAAACAGGATTTTGAAAATGCCTTAATTATTTTTCTGCAGGGGCTGAAAGATACTCCAAAAGATGAAGCGCTTTTACACAATATAAAAGCTTCTTACTATAATTTAGCGGTTAAAGAATATAAGAAGGGGAATTACGCAAGAGCAATCAAATATTCCGATGAAGCTCTAAAACTTTTTCCTGATGACAAAAGCTTCATAGAAATAAAACAGGCTTCCCAAGGGTTGTATTGA
- a CDS encoding permease-like cell division protein FtsX, with amino-acid sequence MYKKENRIMFRAVPVIIGTFVAALLFNAVYQMQFSYRKIARDAYLAVFIYKSYESSADEIKKELESIKNIKNISFNSSPSIYEKIVNGSSKIKDILLSGENPFSPYFIVKPELIGAGYVDELKNKIEKIKGVEEIRFDNSLFKTAEKIGNLKYIYLSTLVCAAIILFVSSIIKLVYEIIHFEANFSDYLLSAVWGIVFGLAGIIIYFALSSYVFSSNEAFVPIKFLLSIWPVGIFLNIVLKE; translated from the coding sequence ATGTACAAAAAAGAAAATAGAATTATGTTCAGAGCTGTGCCGGTAATAATCGGCACCTTTGTTGCCGCATTATTGTTTAATGCAGTTTACCAAATGCAATTTTCTTATAGAAAGATTGCCCGGGACGCATATTTGGCGGTATTTATTTATAAAAGCTACGAATCGTCCGCAGATGAAATAAAAAAAGAGCTGGAAAGTATAAAGAATATAAAAAATATCTCATTTAATAGCAGTCCGTCTATATATGAAAAAATAGTAAACGGTTCATCAAAAATAAAAGATATCTTATTAAGCGGTGAAAATCCCTTTTCACCGTATTTTATTGTAAAACCCGAATTAATCGGCGCAGGTTATGTGGATGAATTAAAGAATAAAATTGAAAAAATTAAGGGTGTTGAAGAAATAAGATTTGATAATAGCCTTTTTAAAACTGCGGAAAAAATCGGAAATCTTAAATATATTTATCTTTCAACCTTAGTCTGCGCGGCAATAATTTTATTTGTTTCTTCTATAATCAAATTAGTCTATGAAATAATTCATTTTGAGGCGAATTTTTCAGATTACTTGTTGTCAGCTGTTTGGGGAATTGTTTTTGGTTTAGCGGGAATTATTATATATTTTGCGTTGAGCTCATACGTTTTTTCTTCAAACGAGGCTTTTGTCCCTATCAAATTTTTATTATCTATCTGGCCCGTAGGGATATTTTTGAATATTGTTTTAAAAGAATAA
- a CDS encoding peptidoglycan DD-metalloendopeptidase family protein: MRRLFYLILVLLIAHLCISLEASPKKKDDISEKNRSLAELQDKLKAKKSEQEKYKKDEKRISKELDIISKELEQIQTHGEKIRRDIIKAENILKITEKELDASRWEKSRWAGAVKFETNLWYREYFSYKKLFNDNVNEKLMFQAIEQKKNYFASALDREMNSQIVLEKWQTAQRQLMNLKARQEEMAVRKSSVQSQKKNLLKTTAGRRVVAEKEIQELSESGKALKDFIAKLEIERKEKEKEEKKVKTKEKVRLKRKRISWPLQGNIVAKFGKNKHPDLDTYVISNGIKISARPGAEVRAALKGEIVFTGEFRTYGLMIIMDNGGGLYTIYGHLGTINVQENMKIKEGDIIGQITSLENPILYFEIRYNGKVDDPLLWLKK; encoded by the coding sequence ATGAGGCGGCTGTTTTATTTAATCCTTGTCCTATTGATTGCACATTTATGTATTTCTTTGGAAGCCTCGCCGAAGAAAAAAGACGACATAAGTGAAAAAAATAGAAGCTTAGCAGAACTGCAGGATAAGTTAAAAGCAAAGAAAAGCGAGCAGGAAAAATATAAAAAAGATGAAAAAAGGATTTCAAAAGAGCTGGATATTATTTCAAAAGAACTTGAACAAATCCAGACACACGGCGAGAAAATCCGGCGCGACATAATAAAAGCAGAAAATATTCTCAAGATTACCGAAAAAGAACTTGATGCTTCAAGATGGGAAAAGAGCAGATGGGCAGGGGCAGTAAAATTTGAAACAAATTTATGGTATCGCGAATATTTCAGTTATAAAAAGCTTTTTAACGATAATGTAAACGAAAAACTTATGTTTCAGGCTATTGAACAGAAGAAAAACTATTTTGCCAGCGCTTTAGATAGAGAAATGAACTCACAGATTGTGCTTGAAAAATGGCAGACTGCGCAAAGGCAATTGATGAATCTAAAAGCCAGGCAGGAAGAGATGGCTGTGCGAAAATCATCAGTTCAATCGCAGAAAAAGAACCTTTTAAAAACGACAGCGGGCAGGAGAGTTGTGGCGGAAAAAGAGATTCAAGAACTTTCCGAGTCAGGCAAAGCGCTTAAAGATTTTATAGCTAAGTTAGAAATAGAAAGAAAAGAAAAGGAAAAAGAAGAAAAAAAGGTAAAAACAAAGGAAAAAGTTCGTCTGAAACGCAAGAGAATTTCCTGGCCTTTGCAGGGAAATATTGTTGCTAAGTTCGGCAAAAATAAACATCCCGATTTAGATACCTATGTAATAAGCAACGGCATTAAGATTTCAGCAAGGCCCGGCGCTGAGGTAAGGGCAGCATTAAAAGGTGAAATAGTATTTACGGGAGAATTCAGGACCTACGGGCTTATGATAATAATGGATAACGGAGGAGGGCTTTATACAATTTACGGTCATTTAGGCACTATAAACGTGCAGGAAAATATGAAAATAAAAGAAGGGGACATAATTGGGCAAATCACGTCTTTAGAAAACCCGATACTTTATTTTGAGATCCGTTATAATGGAAAAGTAGATGATCCTCTTCTTTGGCTGAAAAAATGA
- a CDS encoding S41 family peptidase, whose translation MFKKMVGILSIGIVSLVLSYSFIVPVRAAVDKTYEQLRLLIDVMGLIDANYVEEKNNKDLITGAINGMVRALDPFSQFLEPDAYKEMKSETEGEFGGIGIRISLKNDWLTVMTPLPGTPAYKAGILPEDKIIKVDNKNIYRITIENAIKLLRGAPGTKVTLSVAREGEKEPIDYTLTREIIKIETVRSKMIDSEIGYIQLIEFTAKSEKDLIKALLQLKKEGLKSLVLDLRNNPGGLLDSAIDVSQDFLEEGKLVVYTQGREKETRRDYFSRGKSEFAKLPIVVLVNRGSASGSEIVAGAMQDLKRGLIVGTTTFGKGSVQSIFPFADGYALRLTTAKYYTPLGRSIHRDENTGVGGIIPDIVIDVPRDIESKLYKQSEKIFVKGKEPQSAVKKEELVEDVVLKKAIELIKNRKVL comes from the coding sequence ATGTTCAAAAAAATGGTTGGCATACTATCAATAGGAATTGTTTCTTTAGTTTTAAGCTATTCGTTTATTGTCCCTGTAAGGGCAGCTGTTGATAAGACATACGAACAATTAAGACTTCTGATTGACGTGATGGGATTGATAGACGCTAACTATGTTGAAGAAAAAAATAATAAAGATTTAATTACCGGGGCTATAAATGGGATGGTAAGGGCACTAGATCCTTTTTCGCAGTTTCTTGAGCCGGATGCCTACAAGGAAATGAAAAGCGAAACTGAAGGGGAGTTCGGTGGAATAGGCATAAGGATATCCCTAAAAAATGATTGGCTTACAGTAATGACTCCTCTTCCCGGAACTCCGGCCTATAAAGCAGGCATACTTCCGGAGGACAAGATAATTAAGGTTGATAATAAAAATATTTACAGGATCACTATAGAAAATGCGATAAAACTTCTAAGAGGCGCGCCGGGAACGAAAGTTACTTTGTCGGTTGCCCGCGAAGGCGAAAAAGAGCCGATTGATTATACTTTGACGCGGGAAATAATTAAAATTGAAACCGTACGAAGCAAAATGATTGATTCCGAAATCGGCTATATACAGCTTATAGAATTTACTGCAAAAAGTGAAAAGGATTTAATAAAAGCTCTATTACAGCTGAAAAAAGAAGGATTGAAATCCCTTGTTCTGGACTTGAGGAACAATCCCGGAGGATTGCTTGATTCAGCCATTGACGTCAGTCAGGACTTTTTGGAAGAGGGAAAACTTGTAGTTTACACCCAAGGAAGGGAAAAAGAAACTAGAAGAGATTATTTTTCAAGAGGAAAATCAGAATTTGCAAAATTGCCGATAGTAGTTTTGGTAAATCGCGGTTCGGCTTCAGGGTCTGAGATTGTTGCCGGCGCAATGCAGGATTTAAAAAGGGGGCTTATTGTAGGCACTACGACCTTTGGAAAAGGTTCGGTCCAGTCTATTTTTCCTTTTGCCGACGGATACGCACTTCGTCTTACGACAGCGAAATATTATACCCCTCTGGGGAGAAGCATTCATCGCGATGAAAACACCGGAGTCGGCGGAATAATTCCTGATATAGTTATTGATGTTCCGAGAGATATTGAATCAAAACTATATAAGCAGTCTGAAAAAATATTTGTGAAAGGGAAAGAGCCGCAGTCTGCCGTAAAAAAGGAAGAATTAGTTGAAGATGTAGTTTTAAAAAAAGCAATTGAATTGATCAAAAACAGGAAAGTCCTCTGA